In Bufo gargarizans isolate SCDJY-AF-19 chromosome 6, ASM1485885v1, whole genome shotgun sequence, a single genomic region encodes these proteins:
- the LOC122942059 gene encoding uncharacterized protein LOC122942059, whose translation MTSKGRSGEGSSRKRAYIYTAQLQFLRPVMELRPTVDSLDPSHESESSGSETPAVFSPQASPEPSPAQDPEDSTQAEAPLPLASPPRIVQSQPRRRRQVPPSTSGPESREVIDARVIDFLAQRRSDSKEEKLLRGLGTLLQQVPTNEHPDCVASIAIVIKMFACPNHGDIIGRLNNMRIEVENAGQQPNPAPYQFPPQPTQGPSYAPLNSTFHLRGQVILWGSPFTIPV comes from the exons ATGACCAGCAAAGGCCGGAGTGGGGAGGGGTCGTCGCGTAAACGGGCCTATATATATACGGCCCAGTTGCAATTTCTTCGGCCAGTTATGgaattgaggcc tactgtggacagtctggatccaTCCCACGAGTCTGAATCGTCGGGCAGTGAAACCCCTGCAGTCTTTTCCCCGCAGGCAAGTCCGGAACCAAGCCCGGCTCAGGACCCAGAAGACTCCACGCAGGCTGAGGCCCCCCTACCACTGGCCAGTCCACCCAGGATTGTCCAGTCTCAGCCCAGACGGcgccgccaagtccctccctctacctctgggCCAGAGAGTCGGGAGGTTATTGATGCACGCGTCATCGATtttctggcccagaggaggagtgatagCAAGGAGGAGAAGCTGTTGAGGGGACTGGGCACGCTCCTGCAGCAGGTTCCTACAAATGAACATCCGGACTGCGTGGCCTCCATAGCCATCGTCATAAAAATGTTCGCTTGCCCCAACCATGGGGACATCATTGGGCGAttaaataatatgcgcattgaggtTGAAAATGCAGGCCAGCAGCCCAATCCGGCCCCATACCAATTCCCTCCCCAACCCACCCAAGGCCCTTCTTATGCCCCCCTCAACAGTACCTTCCACCTCAGGGGCCAAGTCATTCTGTGGGGCAGCCCCTTTACCATCCCAGTCTAG